The region GTAGGAAAAATAGGGCTCCCTCGTAGTCTCCGAGGATTTCAATTCCACCAGCAATACCATGGGGATCAGCAGAAAGTGGATTTTTGATTCCTAAGGCCCACTCTCTTATAAGTTCATCTCCCTCCCTGGCAAAAGAAAAATTAACTGATATATTTGAGTGAGTTAGAAAGTTTTTACTTAGTATTATCTCTCCCTCAAAGACTTCTTTACTGTCAAGATATAATCTACTTCTGTAAAATGGAACCTCGTAGGAAAAAAGAAGAGCTAAATTTAAGAGTCCGAAACTTTTGAATCTTATCTGGAGAGAAAAGTTGGCTGCCTCAATCATAGGTGAAAGTTCGGCTCTATCTTTCACATAAGCTTTTCCGAATTTTGCAAAGTGTGTATGAACTCCAAACATTATATGGTCTGTTATCCCATAGGAAAGGCCAGGAGTGAGTTCCCAATGGTCATAATCTGAGCTGTCTCTATTTTCGACGTAGTAATCGTATATCAGATGAAAGATTTTTTCATTTTTTGCACAGGTATTGTAAGACTCTACTGCTATGTATTCTTTAGAGTGGTGAGCGTAAATTGTAAGAGCACCTAAGAGAAGAATTAATTTTTTCATTGAGATTCTCCTTATTAATTTAGGTTGTAATTATAGCACAGATCAGTTAAAATTTTCATTTAAAATTCCAATTCAATAAAAAATTAATTTAGATGAATGTAAGGAAAAATTTAAATATTTCTCTTGTTGAAGGAGTTGTATCTGGTATTCATTTTGGAATATCTAATGGTGTTTTTATAACTGCCTTTGCTGTAAAAATAGGTGCTTTAGCTCATGAAGTTGCTTTTATGAGTTCTCTTTTTAATATCTCCTTTATTTTTACTTTTATTTCAATTTTCTTTCTTTCGATTTTAAAAAGACCTATGATCATTGCTGGAGTAACAGGTTTTATATCAAGGGGTATATGGGGCATTTTTCTCTTTGAAATTTTCTGGAATGTAAAAATTCTTTTTTTAATAATATTTATTTCAGGGATTTTTTTAAACGTTTCTTCTACAGCTTGGAGTTTTTGGTTTGCAAATATTTTGAAAAAAGTCGAACATGGAAGGGGCGAATACCTCGGAACAAGACTAGGCGTTATAACACTTTTTCAATCAGTCTCATTTTTTATTGTTGGTTTAATTTTTGAAAAAGTGGGCTTTAAATCTCTTTTTCTTATCCTTTTTTTACTTTCAATCCTCTCTTTAATTCTGTACTTTTTTCAGGATGAAATTAAGATAGAAGAAAAGTTCAATTTAAAAACCTATTTAAAAGAAATAATAACTGACAGGGATTTTAAAGTATTCATTACCTACATTTTTATTTTCAACGTTTTAATAAATGTAACAGCCCCCATGTTTGGTTACTATGCAGTCAAGTATATGAAGTTAAGGAATTTTGAGATAGCCCTATGGACTGTATCTATGGGACTTGGAAGTGCAATTTTCCAGCCCTTTTGGGGCAAGTTCATAGAAAAAATTTCTCCACGAGCTACCTTAAAAATAAATCTATTTTTCATCACAACTATTCCATTAATTTGGATAATAAGACCTCCTTGGATGTGGTACTTTATATACCTTGACGGCTTTTTAAGTACCTTTGGCTGGTCAGGAATAAATCTTGCTCACTCCTACATTAATTTGATGCTTATTAAAAACCCAATATACCAAATCGTCTTTCTCACTATTGGAGGAACGGGAAGTTTCATAGGAAATAACATTGGAGGCCTCTTTGTGAAGTGTTTTAAAAGCGAAGAATTGGGAATTAAATTTTCCTTTTTTCTCTCCTCTCTTTTCAGATTTCTTATTGCTCTTTACTTACCTAAATTCAATGTAGGAAAAATTATACCAACAAAAAAGGCAATGCTTTTTATCGTAAAGTATCTTCTGTCAAAATTTTTAACAAGATAAGTTATCAGAATATATCAATGTTTGGAGGAGAAACTATATGTATAAGAAGAGCAGATTTGTTTTTTGAACGATTTTCAAAAAAGTGCACCTTATCAGGATGAAAATAGTAGCTTTCACCTCTTAACACTTTTAATCTCCTTTTACCTAACTGAAAAAAAACTGCACCTTTCAAAACAAATCCACCTTCTTCTCCTTCATGAGGAGTCTCAGGTCTTGTTGAAGTAAAGGGAGGAATCTCAACCTTTAATATATCAAAAGACTTATTACCTCCAAAGGGTGTTAACAGCAATATTTTTACGTTCTCTTTCTCTATGTACTTATAGTTTAGTTTACTAAACTTAAATAGGAGACCCTTTTCCTCTTTTTCAAAAAATTCAGAGAAAGTTAGACCTAAAGCATCAAGTATGTTTTTAAAAGTTGAAATAGTAGGAGTTATTTTACCTCTTTCAATTTGAGAAAGTGCAGACTTTGTAATTCCAGATCTTAAGGCAAGTTCACTCAGAGTAATTCCATCTGCCTTCCTTAACTTTCTTATTTTCTCTCCAATTTCTTTTTCAAAAGACATATAATATTTTAAAGTTTTCCACAGACTCTTGACAAACTGTTTTTTTTGTTTTATTATTATTAACTGAAAATTTTGTTAAGTAAAATATAACTTTGAGAAGGGGAACATGGAAACAAAAAGGGAGGAAAAAAATAAGGAAACTTTGAGGGGGGAAGAACCTCCCCCTTTAGCGGCTCTCTCAGTAGATACTGAGGAGAAATACTTTTGGCAGAGGTACCCCCTATATAGAGATATTCCCCCTGAAGTTTTCTACGATTGGAAATGGCAAATCAAAAATCTAATTAGAACACCCGAAAAGCTCTTTGAGGCCTTCCCCTTTCTAAGCGAAAAAGAAAAAAGAGAAATAAGATTAGTTGCAAGAAGCTATCCTATTCTTATTTCACCCTACTACCTTTCACTTATAGACCCTGATAATCCAGATGATCCAATAAGAAAGCAAGCTATACCCACAATTCTTGAGATTAAAGATAAAACGGGAGTAAGGGATCCCCTTGAAGAAGAGGAAGATGAAGCTGCCCCTGGACTTATCCATAGATATCCCGATAGGGCACTTTTAATTACCACAAACTTTTGCACAACTTACTGTAGACATTGTACACGAAAGAGATTACTTGGAAAAGGTGGAACTGTTAGGGTCTATAATGAGTTTAATAAAGTAACAGATTATTTAAGTAAACATCCCGAGATTAACGAAATTATACTTTCGGGTGGTGATCCATTGACACTACCTCTCCTTAAGTTAAAGTTTATTCTTGATGAACTAAGTAAAGTACCTACAATACAAATAGTCAGAATAGGTTCAAGAGTTCCTGTAACTCTTCCTATGAGACTCTTTGATGAGGAACTTTTAAAACTTCTTTCAAGTTATGATTTTCTGTGGCTCAACACTCACTTCAATCATCCAAATGAAATTACAGAACTTTCAAAAAAGGCAGTTTTAAATCTTTTAAAGTGCGGTATACCAGTAAATAACCAAACTGTTCTTTTAAAGGGAGTAAACGATAACGTGGAAATCATGAGAGAGCTTTTAAAAGGTCTACTAAGAATAAAGGTAAGACCCTATTATCTTTTCCACTGTGACCCTACAAAGGGTGTATCTCACTTTAGAACCTCAGTTTATAAAGGAATAGAAATAATGGAAGCTTTAAAGGGACATATTTCAGGACTTGCAATACCTACCTACGTTGTAGATGCACCCCACGGGGGAGGAAAAATCCCTATTATGCCAAACTACATCATATCACTCTCTGACAATAAAATTATTTTGCGAAATTATGAAGGTATGATAGTTTCCTACTCCTGGAATAACGAGGAAAAAGAGGAAAATCTAAACTCGTTCGTTAAGGAAGGGGTATACGGACTAATCAAGGGAGAGGGAAAGTATCTAGTTCCAGAGGGTTTAAATAGGATAGAAAGAAGGAGAAGTAGAAAGTAGTCAAAAATTTAGAGCTAGAAGCTAAGGTTATGAAGATAGGAATCGCCTTTGATCTTAAACCTAAAGAAGTGCCTTCTTTTTTACCTGAGGATATCTTTGAGGAATTCGATTCAGAGCAAACTATTGAATCAATAGGAAAGGCTCTTAAAAATCTCGGATTTGAGGTCTTTTATCTTGGTAGTGGAAAAGCCTTTATCGAAAAAATCTTAGTAAATAAGCCTGATTTTGTGTTTAACATAGCTGAGGGTTTTGGTACAAGATCAAGAGAGGGACACATTCCCTCTATCTGTGAAGTTTTCAACATACCCTATTCTGGCTCTGATCCCTTAGCCCTGAACGTAACTCTTGATAAGGAACTTTGTAAGAGATTTGCCAAATCCCTAAACATTAGAACCCCTTACTTTAAGGTAATTAAAAGTAAAAAAGACGTTAAAAACTTTAAGTTTAATAAGTTCCCCTGTGTTTTAAAACTAAAAAACGAAGGATCTAGTATCGGTCTCAGGCTTTCATCAAAAGTAAACAGCTTAGAGGAGCTAAAAGATAAAGCTTTAGAACTTTTTGAACTTTATAATGAGGAAATCCTTGTAGAAAAATTCATCGCTGGAAAAGAGATTACAGTTGGAATTATAGGGAATAAAAGGATCAAATTTTTAGGTTTCATGGAAATAAGACCTAAAAAGCTTGAACTTCCTAATTTTCTCTACTCTCTTGAGATAAAGAGAAACTTTAGGGAAGAGGTAGAATATATTGTACCCCCTGAAATACCGGGGGAGACATTAAAGGAAATAAAAAGATACGTTCTTAAGTTATTTAGATATTTAAATTTAAGGGATTTTGCAAGATTTGATTTTAGATTAGATGAGGATTTAAAGCCATATTTTCTTGAGATTAATCCACTTCCAGGATTAAATCCTGAAACAAGTGATTTTCCTATAATGGTTTATAAAAGTGGACTTACTTACGATGAAATAATAAAAATGATACTATACAGTGCCTTTGAAAGATACGGTATTAAAAAAAAATAAAATGAGAGTTTGTATACTTTTTAATACCTCACGATATATCGGTAGACCTGATATAGAAAGTGTTTATGATGAGGTTAATATGGTTAAAGAAGCTCTAAAGCAATTGTCCTATGACTATTTTCTTCTTCCTGTCGACAGAAGCTATCAATGGATAGATAGGTTAAAGGAAAGGGATTTCGATGTTGTTTTTAATCTCTGTGAAGATTTTGATGGCAATCCAGAGGGGGAAAGTTGGGTTGCTGGAATTCTTGAAACACTTAGTATTCCATATACGGGCTCACCTCCAACAAGTCTATCTATCTGTTTGGATAAGATAAAAGCAAAAATCTTGGTTTCCTTTCACGGCATAAAAACTCCATCATTTTTTTTGCCCAATTCAGATAACATTAAATTCTTACCTCTAATTTTAAAACCTATAAGATGTGATGCAAGTCTACATATTGAGAAAAAAAATGTAATTTATAAAGTAGAAGATTACTTTAAATTTTTAGAGGAGGTAAAGAATTTAAATGTTGAGTTCTTTGCTGAAGAATACATAGATGGAAGAGAGTTTAATGTTTCTATCTTTGACGATAAAGTGATAGGAATAGGAGAGGTTGTCTTTAAAACAAATCCAAAAGTCTTAACTTATAGTTCAAAATGGAACAAAAAAAGCAAAGAGTACCTTTTAACTCCAGTCATTTATCCTGCAAAACTGGATGAGGACAAAAAGAGGGAAATTGAAAATCTTTCGCTTAAAGTTTTTAAAATACTTGAAATGAGAGACTACGGAAGAGTAGATCTAAGGATGGATGAAAGTGGTACAGTCTATTTTATTGAAGCAAACCCCAATCCGGATGTATCTTACAACTCTGGTTTCTATAGAGCCCTAAAATACGCTGGCATTTCTTACGCTAACTTTGTTAAAAGGCTAATTGAGAAGGCCTTGACAAGAAGCGAGTGAAATTAGAGGAATTAAAAGTAAAAAAGATTTCTAATGAACATAGGCATTTTGTTGAAGACATAGTTAATAAAACTCAAGATTTTTCGGAAAAAGATAAAAAAACATGTCTCAATGTTTTTGATGGAATAGAAAAGGGTGAGTATGAGGGGTTAGGAGTATTCAAAGGTGAGAAGCTCACAGGATTTATACTATTTACAGAGAATTCTCTTGCAGACTCTGTTATTGAACTTTTATGGATAGCAGTTGATCCAGATTTTTATGGAAAGGGTGTAGCACAAATCCTCTGGGATGAATTTTTTAAAGAGGTTAAAAAGAGAAACGCAAGATTGATTGTCTTAGAAACTCAACCCAGACATAAAAGGGCTAGGGCATTTTATAGGAAAATCGGATTTGAAAAGGAAGCGGAAATTAGAGATTTTTATGCAGAGGGGGAACCTAAAGAGATCTGGGTAAAAAGAATTTAGCTCTGAGTAAACTTAGAACTTTTCACTTTTTATAAAAGAGTATAATCTATAGATTCCATTGTCCCATCTCCATACATTTACCAGCATTAAGCCAAAAATCATAATATAGGGATTTTTAAAGATCTCTGTTAAGATGGAAAAAATAAATATGACAAAAACAACAATATCTCTTGTATCTCTTACCAAATGTCTTTTGAAACCCTTTGTATTTTTAACTATGAATTGGGTAATAAGTCTAGTTGCTATTGTCAATGAAACAGTAAAGAGAATAAGTGTGTTGCTTATTTTATACTTAGTAAGGGATAAACCAAAAGAGAAAGCAGCAATAGAGTCGACTATATAATCACACACAGTATCTAAAAGTGCTCCACCTTGTGAACTTAATTTTTTCTTTCTTGCAATCTCTCCATCAACACCGTCAAAAATTGATGCAAGTTGATAAAAGAGGCCAGTTAAAAAGATGTTTTTAATAATTCCGGATATTATAAGTAGACTCGAAAATATAAAAAGGAAAAAAAGAGTTATTTTGTTAGGGGTAACGTTTGTTTTTATTAAAATTTTTGTAAAAAGAGAGGATATGTACCTGTTTAGACGTTTAGAAATTATTCCATCCTTTGGTTTTGAGTCTGGGTGTGCCTTAAACAATATCATTTTCTTCTAAGTCCTTTAATATTAATTTTAAAGATTCTTCTTCAGATAGTTTAGATGTATCAATTATTAAGGAGTTTGGGGTTATGTTTTTTAGTAAACTGTTATAAAATTCTAGAAGTCTTTCCTCTCCCTTGGGTTCAACAGAACTTCTATCTCTTTCTAATAGAGTCTCAAAGGGCGGATTTAAAAGATAAATCCTATATTTTACTCCCCTTTTTTTTATATATTTTAAAACTTTAGACAACTCTTTTTTGTATGTAAATGAGTAATCGAGAATAAGAGAGTACCCCTCTTTTAGTAATTTTTTAATGATCTCATAGTAAATTTTAAATCTTATTCTATTTTTTTCAAATTTTTTTTTAATTTTGAAGATCTCGTCATATTGAACAAGTACTACTCCTTTTTCTTTGAGGTTTTCAAAAAGCCTCTTAGAGATCGCGGTTTTTCCTGCCCTTGGAGCACCTCTCATAATAATGGCGAATTGAGAATTACTCATAATGAAATCTTAAATTGAATTTTTGTTTAAATTAATTATATACTAAGAAAATAAAAAAGGGGAAACCTATGAAAGCCGTAATAATAATGGGTTCAAAGGCTGACTACGATCATGCAATAAAAATATTTGATAAATTAAAGGGGTTCGGCATAGAGTGTGTTCTAAGGGTTGCTTCGGCTCACAAAACCCCCCTGAAAGTCTTAGAAATCTTAAAAGAATACGAAGATCAAGATGTTGTATTTATTACTGTAGCAGGAAGAAGTAACGCATTAAGTGGATTTGTTGATGCTAACACAACAAAACCATGTATTGCTGCACCGCCTTATAGTGATAAGTTCAGCGGCGCCGATATATTTTCAAGCTTAAGAATGCCCTCTGGTGTAGCACCCCTGACAGTTCTTGAACCTGAGGGAGCTGCTCTAGCCTACCTTAAAAATAATGGCTATGAAAGATAAAAATTTAGAAGAGAGGTTAAAAAAATATAAAGAAGCTAAAATAAAAGAAATTGAAGAATCTGATAGAGAACTTAGAGGGAAATAAGCTATGGGAAGCGTAAAGGATTTAATAGTAATAAAAAAACCAGAATCGAATTTTTCTGGAGTGGGTAGATTTGAGTTTTCTGATAGGTACTCTGTCTTTGATTGGGGAGAAATGCCAGATCAAATAGAGGGCAAAGGAAAAGCCACATGTATAGTAACAGCTTACTTTTTTGAAAAACTTGAGGAAATAGGTATTAAAACTCACTATTTGGGGCTTTATGAGGACAGCACCTTAAAAAAACTTAAAGATTTAAAGGAACCATGTAACGTCATGGAGATAAAACTTCTAAGAGTTTTAAGACCGGAGATTAAAGAGGGTACCTACGACTACTCAATTTATAAAAAAGAAAAGGGAAACTTTTTAATACCTCTTGAGATAATTTATAGAAATTCGCTTCCTGAAGGTTCGTCAGTTTTTAAAAGGCTAAGAGAAGGTAAGTTGAAACTGGAGGATATCGGTTTAAAGGAAATGCCAAAACCAGGTCATAAACTTGATAGTCCTTTAATTGACGTATCCACAAAACTCGAAATAACAGATAGATACGTTACCTTAAACGAGGCTAAAGAGATTGCAGCCCTGAAAGATGAGGAAATCGAAGAGATAAAGTCTAAAACACTTTTAATAAATAGTTTAATTACCGAGGAAGTAAAGAAAATTAGTCTTTCTAATGAAGATGGGAAATTTGAGTTTGGGTTTGACGAAAATAGGAATTTAATAGTTGTGGACGCTATTGGTACACTTGATGAATGTCGCTTTACCTATGAGGGAATTCATTTAAGTAAAGAAATAGCAAGGATATATTATAGAAAAACAGAGTGGTACGAAGAGGTTGAAAAGGCAAAAGAAAAGGATAGAATAAATTGGAAAAAACACGTCGGAGTTTTACCCCCTAAATTACCTTCCGAACTAAAGAAGATAA is a window of Candidatus Hydrothermales bacterium DNA encoding:
- the purC gene encoding phosphoribosylaminoimidazolesuccinocarboxamide synthase, with protein sequence MGSVKDLIVIKKPESNFSGVGRFEFSDRYSVFDWGEMPDQIEGKGKATCIVTAYFFEKLEEIGIKTHYLGLYEDSTLKKLKDLKEPCNVMEIKLLRVLRPEIKEGTYDYSIYKKEKGNFLIPLEIIYRNSLPEGSSVFKRLREGKLKLEDIGLKEMPKPGHKLDSPLIDVSTKLEITDRYVTLNEAKEIAALKDEEIEEIKSKTLLINSLITEEVKKISLSNEDGKFEFGFDENRNLIVVDAIGTLDECRFTYEGIHLSKEIARIYYRKTEWYEEVEKAKEKDRINWKKHVGVLPPKLPSELKKIIEDIYKAYANELTEREWFKVRPLKEIVRDLREYLS
- a CDS encoding MFS transporter, translating into MNVRKNLNISLVEGVVSGIHFGISNGVFITAFAVKIGALAHEVAFMSSLFNISFIFTFISIFFLSILKRPMIIAGVTGFISRGIWGIFLFEIFWNVKILFLIIFISGIFLNVSSTAWSFWFANILKKVEHGRGEYLGTRLGVITLFQSVSFFIVGLIFEKVGFKSLFLILFLLSILSLILYFFQDEIKIEEKFNLKTYLKEIITDRDFKVFITYIFIFNVLINVTAPMFGYYAVKYMKLRNFEIALWTVSMGLGSAIFQPFWGKFIEKISPRATLKINLFFITTIPLIWIIRPPWMWYFIYLDGFLSTFGWSGINLAHSYINLMLIKNPIYQIVFLTIGGTGSFIGNNIGGLFVKCFKSEELGIKFSFFLSSLFRFLIALYLPKFNVGKIIPTKKAMLFIVKYLLSKFLTR
- a CDS encoding D-alanine--D-alanine ligase, with the translated sequence MKIGIAFDLKPKEVPSFLPEDIFEEFDSEQTIESIGKALKNLGFEVFYLGSGKAFIEKILVNKPDFVFNIAEGFGTRSREGHIPSICEVFNIPYSGSDPLALNVTLDKELCKRFAKSLNIRTPYFKVIKSKKDVKNFKFNKFPCVLKLKNEGSSIGLRLSSKVNSLEELKDKALELFELYNEEILVEKFIAGKEITVGIIGNKRIKFLGFMEIRPKKLELPNFLYSLEIKRNFREEVEYIVPPEIPGETLKEIKRYVLKLFRYLNLRDFARFDFRLDEDLKPYFLEINPLPGLNPETSDFPIMVYKSGLTYDEIIKMILYSAFERYGIKKK
- a CDS encoding AAA family ATPase → MSNSQFAIIMRGAPRAGKTAISKRLFENLKEKGVVLVQYDEIFKIKKKFEKNRIRFKIYYEIIKKLLKEGYSLILDYSFTYKKELSKVLKYIKKRGVKYRIYLLNPPFETLLERDRSSVEPKGEERLLEFYNSLLKNITPNSLIIDTSKLSEEESLKLILKDLEENDIV
- a CDS encoding KamA family radical SAM protein, which produces METKREEKNKETLRGEEPPPLAALSVDTEEKYFWQRYPLYRDIPPEVFYDWKWQIKNLIRTPEKLFEAFPFLSEKEKREIRLVARSYPILISPYYLSLIDPDNPDDPIRKQAIPTILEIKDKTGVRDPLEEEEDEAAPGLIHRYPDRALLITTNFCTTYCRHCTRKRLLGKGGTVRVYNEFNKVTDYLSKHPEINEIILSGGDPLTLPLLKLKFILDELSKVPTIQIVRIGSRVPVTLPMRLFDEELLKLLSSYDFLWLNTHFNHPNEITELSKKAVLNLLKCGIPVNNQTVLLKGVNDNVEIMRELLKGLLRIKVRPYYLFHCDPTKGVSHFRTSVYKGIEIMEALKGHISGLAIPTYVVDAPHGGGKIPIMPNYIISLSDNKIILRNYEGMIVSYSWNNEEKEENLNSFVKEGVYGLIKGEGKYLVPEGLNRIERRRSRK
- a CDS encoding CDP-alcohol phosphatidyltransferase family protein translates to MILFKAHPDSKPKDGIISKRLNRYISSLFTKILIKTNVTPNKITLFFLFIFSSLLIISGIIKNIFLTGLFYQLASIFDGVDGEIARKKKLSSQGGALLDTVCDYIVDSIAAFSFGLSLTKYKISNTLILFTVSLTIATRLITQFIVKNTKGFKRHLVRDTRDIVVFVIFIFSILTEIFKNPYIMIFGLMLVNVWRWDNGIYRLYSFIKSEKF
- a CDS encoding ATP-grasp domain-containing protein, giving the protein MRVCILFNTSRYIGRPDIESVYDEVNMVKEALKQLSYDYFLLPVDRSYQWIDRLKERDFDVVFNLCEDFDGNPEGESWVAGILETLSIPYTGSPPTSLSICLDKIKAKILVSFHGIKTPSFFLPNSDNIKFLPLILKPIRCDASLHIEKKNVIYKVEDYFKFLEEVKNLNVEFFAEEYIDGREFNVSIFDDKVIGIGEVVFKTNPKVLTYSSKWNKKSKEYLLTPVIYPAKLDEDKKREIENLSLKVFKILEMRDYGRVDLRMDESGTVYFIEANPNPDVSYNSGFYRALKYAGISYANFVKRLIEKALTRSE
- a CDS encoding AIR carboxylase family protein, translating into MKAVIIMGSKADYDHAIKIFDKLKGFGIECVLRVASAHKTPLKVLEILKEYEDQDVVFITVAGRSNALSGFVDANTTKPCIAAPPYSDKFSGADIFSSLRMPSGVAPLTVLEPEGAALAYLKNNGYER
- a CDS encoding helix-turn-helix domain-containing protein, whose amino-acid sequence is MSFEKEIGEKIRKLRKADGITLSELALRSGITKSALSQIERGKITPTISTFKNILDALGLTFSEFFEKEEKGLLFKFSKLNYKYIEKENVKILLLTPFGGNKSFDILKVEIPPFTSTRPETPHEGEEGGFVLKGAVFFQLGKRRLKVLRGESYYFHPDKVHFFENRSKNKSALLIHIVSPPNIDIF
- a CDS encoding GNAT family N-acetyltransferase, translating into MKLEELKVKKISNEHRHFVEDIVNKTQDFSEKDKKTCLNVFDGIEKGEYEGLGVFKGEKLTGFILFTENSLADSVIELLWIAVDPDFYGKGVAQILWDEFFKEVKKRNARLIVLETQPRHKRARAFYRKIGFEKEAEIRDFYAEGEPKEIWVKRI